One genomic segment of Macaca fascicularis isolate 582-1 chromosome 19, T2T-MFA8v1.1 includes these proteins:
- the PRR22 gene encoding proline-rich protein 22 encodes MTVSATVCPCPPLTPRTPTSGRAAGWNPLPRVTRQTEPHRVLSLFSGWATCAPTAALPACLGWAPHCPMQHPKPFYAPAAPQEGFSPQSLEGAEALGSQPAPTCTEPPPAVGSLNLYHPPDPEKEVFPAPPAGFQMAPCGCFFDPRIYRIEWTTPDLGQSALYKLAASSGGPVGGPSAPGSYLLEPQPYLKAPGLPPYPHYQPAPGGAQFLLPYFPPEGPGPEALGFVGDAGPAAAFMELPLPPLEEGPAPPPPPPPKENKPPPVLITLPAEPTLPPDAYSHLQGHLGHFPGPEPLAFPAKELQGGGARPGLPTYPPGLSELKVAEAKDGALLGAGEAKAPETARALALPDKVLLEDAMKLFDCLPGATEPEGALCEVPGPALPDSSGGNPADDIRSLRLPEELLSFDYSVPEILDTVSNVDYFFNFKALDEEQPPHPGPPTANTPAPSLPGKRKASTAKKGKLGGKAKQLAGPASATSPGPRQDLGPTPH; translated from the exons ATGACCGTCTCTGCCACCGTCTGCCCCTGCCCGCCCCTAACACCCAGAACCCCAACCAGTGGGCGGGCTGCAGGCTGGAACCCGCTGCCCCGAGTAACCAGGCAAACAGAACCTCACCGGGTTCTCAGCCTCTTCTCTGGTTGGGCCACCTGTGCTCCTACTGCCGCCCTCCCGGCCTGTCTGGGCTGGGCCCCCCATTGCCCCATGCAGCACCCCAAACCCTTCTATGCCCCTGCAGCTCCCCAGGAAGGTTTCAGCCCCCAGAGTCTGGAGGGGGCCGAGGCACTGGGCAGCCAGCCCGCTCCCACCTGCACCGAGCCACCTCCCGCCGTGG GCTCCTTGAACCTCTACCATCCCCCAGACCCAGAGAAAGAGGTGTTTCCGGCCCCTCCAGCAG GTTTCCAGATGGCCCCATGCGGGTGCTTCTTCGATCCCCGCATCTATCGGATTGAGTGGACCACCCCTGACCTGGGCCAGTCGGCCCTGTACAAGCTGGCGGCAAGCAGCGGGGGGCCAGTGGGGGGCCCCTCTGCCCCAGGCAGCTACCTCCTGGAGCCGCAGCCCTACCTCAAGGCCCCGGGGCTGCCCCCATACCCCCACTACCAACCAGCACCGGGGGGGGCCCAGTTCCTCTTGCCCTACTTCCCGCCTGAGGGCCCCGGGCCAGAGGCTCTGGGCTTTGTGGGGGACGCGGGACCCGCCGCCGCCTTCATGGAGCTGCCCCTACCGCCACTTGAGGAAGGCCCGGCCCCGCcaccccctccacctcccaaggaGAACAAGCCACCCCCTGTACTCATCACGCTGCCTGCAGAGCCCACACTGCCCCCGGACGCCTACAGCCACCTCCAGGGCCACCTCGGCCACTTCCCTGGGCCCGAACCCCTGGCCTTCCCCGCCAAGGAGCTACAGGGCGGCGGGGCCCGACCTGGGCTGCCCACGTACCCACCAGGCCTCAGCGAGCTCAAGGTGGCTGAGGCCAAGGACGGGGCCCTCCTGGGAGCAGGCGAGGCCAAGGCCCCCGAGACGGCCAGAGCTTTGGCACTGCCTGACAAGGTGCTGCTCGAGGACGCCATGAAGCTCTTCGACTGCCTGCCAGGCGCCACTGAGCCTGAGGGTGCCCTGTGCGAGGTCCCCGGGCCGGCCCTGCCTGACAGCAGTGGTGGGAACCCAGCCGATGACATCCGGTCGCTGCGCCTGCCCGAGGAGCTGCTGTCCTTCGACTACAGCGTGCCTGAGATCCTGGACACCGTGTCCAACGTCGACTACTTCTTCAACTTCAAGGCGCTCGACGAGGAGCAGCCGCCCCACCCGGGGCCCCCTACCGCCAACACCCCAGCCCCCAGTCTGCCCGGCAAGAGAAAGGCCTCGACGGCCAAGAAGGGAAAGCTGGGAGGGAAGGCCAAGCAGCTGGCAGGCCCAGCCAGCGCCACTTCCCCGGGGCCCAGGCAGGACCTGGGACCCACCCCCCATTAA